The Silvibacterium dinghuense DNA window CGGGGCGCGCACGGCAGCCCGCGATAGATCAGCGGCACGCGGTCGCAGGAGACCATGTCCACCTGCTTGCCCATCTGCTCGAGCACCATGCCCATGGCCAGAATCGACCCGATCGCGTCGCCGTCGGGACGCGCGTGGGCCGAGACCAGCAGCCGCTCGGACCGCTCGATCGCGCTCAATACCTCGTGGATGTTGTCGATTTTGTCCATGGCAGCAGGGGTCTAGAGCCGGATTCCCACCAGTATCCGCATATAACCTTCACAAATCATTGCCACCCCGACCGGAGCGACCGTCCCACTTCTTGTCATTCCGACCGAAGAGAGCCGAAGGCGAGCGCAGTGGAGGAACCCGCGGTTTCGCACCGGCTGGAGCCTCTAATGAGCCTCCGCCGTCTTTTTCTGCCGGCGCTTCTGCCGCTCCAGCAGCTCTTCCACCCGCGCCGTCATCCGCTCCGAGCGGTCGATGTGGAACATCAGCTCCGGCACATGCCTTACACCCATCCGCTCCAGCAGCTCGTGGCGGATGTACCCCCGCGCCGCCATCAGACCTTCGATGGTGCCCTTCTCGCGTGCTTCGATGTCCTGTACTTCGCCCGCCGAGTCATCGACAGCCACATAGATCAGCGCCGACTTCCCGCCAGGGTTCAGCAGCACCTGCGTAACGTAAGCCGACGCAATGCGCGGATCGGAGAGCTCGCCCTCGATCATCGCGCCAATCTCTTCCCGCAGCGTCTCCGCCACGCGATCCTGGTGATACTTTCGTGCCCGTTGTTCCGGCATCTCTCGTTACCTCGAATAAACCTTTGAGGATATCAGAGAGGTAGATTTGGGCCAAACACGCCAGAGCAATGCGCCAGGTTCAATCTGAATTCAATGGAGAAATTGGATCGTCGACGAGATTACGATCCCCATCCATTCGGGCATAGCCTTCCGTCCAACTGTCTCTGTCCAGTGAATAAGGATGCACCTGAAAGCCTTGCACGTACTGCCTAAATCCGGGTTGCCCTTTGAGGCGTTCAATTGCAGCTCTAGCGTTGGCTTCGGAGCTGTACACACCAACCAAGAGCTCAGTATCCTCACCCTCATCCCAGAGCCTTACATACCAGAGTAGAAACACGACATCAACCATGCCAGCCATCCTACTGCGTGGCGTCGGCGATGAACCAACCCATACCCGGGTGGCCCATTCAAGCCCGAAGCTGGCTTGAGTAGGACGGTACAAACTTTTCCCCAGCCATAACCTCTGTCATCCCGACCGGAGCGCAGCGAAGTGGAGGGACCTGCGGTTTTTCCCTTGTCTACGTCACCACTGCAACTGACGTCCCGGCGTGCGCTCTTATAAAAGCAATCGCATGGCTGTGGACCGGCACTACTTTGTCTATCTCATGGCGAGCCGTACGCACGTCCTCTATTGCGGTGTCACAGGCAATCTTGAGAGGAGAACCCATCAGCATCAACACCGCTCACTCGAAGGCCTCAGCTCTCACTATCCCTGCACGCGGCTCGTGTGGTTCGAAGGTTTCGACGATGTCCGCAGCGCTATAGGCCGCGAAAAGCAGATCAAGCGCTGGAGAAGAGAAAAGAAGCTGGCGCTTATCAGGAAGATGAATCCGTGCTGGGTCGATCTGAGTGAGGACTGGAGGCCTGAGAAATAACCGCAGGTTCCTCCACTGCGTTCGCCTTCGGCTCTCTCCGGTCGGAATGACAGAGCTTACCGATGGTCCACCGCCCACCTCTCGCACTCCAAAACGTGGGACAATCCCCCGAGCAAGGAGGCCCGCATGCCCCCATCCCAAACGAAGGCCAGCATCGACTCCATAGCCCCGTTCTTCATCGTGAGCGATGTCCCGCGCAGCCTCGCCTTCTACCACGACAGGCTCGGCTTCGAGACGCAGTTCCAGCAACCGGACGATGCCTCGTTCTTCGCCATCGTCGCCCGCGACAGCGTCATGCTCTTCCTGAAATCCGGCAACGCCGCGCCGCAACCAAACGCCACGCGCGATCCCGAGATGCGCTGGGACGCCTACTGTTTCACATCCGATCCCGACTCGCTCGCCGAAGAGTTCCTCGCATGCGGCGCGACCTTCAGCTCACCACTCAAAAACACCCACGACGGCCTGCGCGGCTTCGAGATCACCGATCCCGACGGCTACGTCCTCTTCTTCGGCCGTCCGCATTAGCGAACCTTCTTAATAGATGTCATCCCGACCGAAGCGAGCCAAAGGCTCGCGCAGCGGAGGAACCCGTAGTTTCTCCATCCGCGAGGATCCGGGTGCCTCACGTCTCGCTTTTGAGACGTGGGTTCGCAGGGTTTCCCATCAACCACAAAGGCTCGTACTTTCCCGCCCAAGCGGAGCCTGGACGGGGCACCCAGGTTTTCAGCTAAAAGCTAATGGCTAGCAGCTAGAGGCTGTTTCTAAAAACTCCCACCACGCATCCGCCACCGTTGCTCCAAGATCGTTCGCAATCCGGTTGACCGCCTGCTCCACCTGCTGCATCTGCCCGGCGAGGTAGTCCCGCGAGGCCGAAATCGCCGCCACGCCGAGCGTCGCCGACTGCCAGGTCACCGCTTCGTCCAGCTCCGCCACCGAGATATTGAAGCCATGCCCGAGCTTCTCCTTGAGGCTCCGCACCACCTGCCTCCGGTCCTTCAGCGACTGCGCATGCTCGATACGCAGCTCGATCGTCATCGCCGCCACAGCCATGCGCCCATGCTACCGCAGCGGCACATACGCATCCCATGTCTCAGAAGCGAGACATGGGCACCCGGCAGTGAAGACGGAATCGGGTGCCCCGTCCAAGCTCTGCTTGGGCGGGCTGGCACGATCTCTCCCCACGCAAAGGACAAAGGCCCTCCCGAAGGGAGGGCCTTTGCTGAGTCGAAAGAAGGACTACCGCGCCGCGCCGAGCTCCGCCGCCACCTTTTCGGTGACGAAGGCCTCGACGATATCGCCTTCCTTGATGTCGTTGGAATTGATGCCGACACCGCACTCCATGCCGTTCGTCACTTCCTTCACATCGTCCTTCACGCGCTTCAGCGAGCTCAGCTTGCCCTTGAAGACCTGCTCGCCGTCGCGCAGCAGCTTCACTTCGGCATCGCGGCGCAGCACGCCATCCGTCACGCGGCAGCCGGCAATGGTGCCGACCTTCGGGATGCGGAAGACCTGCAGCACTTCGGCGCGGCCCATGTAGACTTCCTTGAACACCGGCTCGAGCAGTCCGAGCATGGCCTTGGTGATTTCGTCCTGCAGCTCGTAGATGATCGAGTGCAGACGGATCTCGACCTCTTCCTGCTCGGCCAGATCCGCAGCCTTGCGCTCCGGCTTGACGTTGAAGCCGATGACGATCGCGTTCGAGGCCGAAGCCAGCAGCACGTCGCTCTCGGTGATAGCGCCCACGCCTGAGTGAATGACCTTGATGCGCACCTTCTCGGTCGACATCTTCTGCAGCGAGTCGGCCAGCACCTGCACCGAGCCCTGCACGTCGCCCTTGAGGATCAGCGGCAGGTCCTTGACTCCGGCTTCCTTGATCTTCTCCGCCAGGCCTTCGAGCGATACACGCGAGCTCTTCGCCAGCTGTGCCTCGCGCTCCTTCATCTTGCGGTACTGCGCAATGCCCTTGGCCTTGTCGCGGTCCGCAACCACCAGGAACGTATCGCCCGCGTCGGGAATGCTCTCGAGACCCAGGATCTCGACCGGGGTCGAGGGTCCTGCTTCTTCGATCGCGCGTCCACGGTCGTCGAACATGGCGCGGATCTTGCCGAAGGTGTTGCCCACGATGAAGCTGTCCTGGTTGCGCAGCGTGCCGTTCTGTACCAGCACCGAGGCTACCGCACCGCGTCCGCGGTCCAGCTTGGCTTCGATGACCGTACCCACGGCTGAGCGGCCCGGCGTCGCCTTCAGATTGCCGAGGTCGGCGACCAGGCAGATCATTTCCAGCAACAGGTCCAGGTTCTGCTTCTTCTTCGCCGAGACATCGACGAACACCGTCGAGCCGCCCCACGATTCGGGCACCAGTCCGCGATCGCCCAGCTGCTGCTTCACGCGGTCAGGCTGCGCATCCGGCTTGTCGATCTTGTTCACCGCCACGATGATCGGCACATTCGCCGCCTTCGCGTGGTCGATCGCTTCGAGCGTCTGCGGCATCACGCCGTCATCGGCCGCAACCACGATCACGACAATGTCGGTGACCTTGGCGCCGCGCGCACGCATGCGGGTAAAGGCTTCGTGACCCGGCGTATCCAGGAAGACGATCTCGCGGCCGAAAGCCGGCGAATCTTCCTTGCCGATGCGCACCTTGTACGCACCGATGTGCTGCGTAATGCCACCGGCTTCACCGCCGGCCACATCGGTCTCGCGGATCGCATCGAGCAGCGAGGTCTTGCCGTGATCGACGTGACCCATGACCGTGACCACCGGAGGACGTACCACTTCGTGCTCGTCAGGATTCTCCTGCGCGAGTACATTTTCGATGGCTTCGTTGGCCAGCTGGTCTTCGAAGGTGATGATCTCGGTGTCCGCGCCGAACTGGCGCGCGACATCCTTCACCAGCTCGCCGTCGAGCGACTGGTTGACGGTCACAAACACGCCGCGCATCAGCAGCGTGGCGATCAGATCCTTACCGCGAATACCCAGCTTCTCGGCCAGATCCTTCACGCTGATGCCTTCCGTCACCGTAATGGTGCGGGTGATCGGCAGCGGCTCGTTCGGAATCTGTGCTCCGCCGTAACGGGACGGCGGGGCAAAGCCCTTCATCGGGCCTTCCTTGGTCTTCGGATACTGCTGACGGCCGCGGCGCTGGTTGTTGCCTGCGCGCTGCGGACGCGGTGCCTCACCCGGAGGCGGAACTAAGCCGCCGCCAGGACCACCCATGCCGGGGCGCGGACCACCGAAGCCGGGACGGCCGCCAGGACCACCCGGACGCTGGCCGAAGCCAGGGCGCGGACCACCGAAGCCAGGACGGCCACCAGGACCGCCAGGTCCACCGGGACCACCCGGCATCGAGCGCGTGGGATGCATAGGACGGCGCTGGCCGGGTCCGCCAGGACCACCGGGACCGCCGCCAGGACGGTTGTATCCACCACCGTAATTACCACCGCCGGGGCCACCAGGGCCACCGCCAGGACGGCGATCAAAAATAGGACGCCCACGCTGCACGCCGCCGGGGCCACCCTGGCCGCCTTGCGGTGTGTTCAGCGGACGCTGCGAAACAGGAGGAGGCGGCGGCGCCGTGTACACCGGGCGCGGTCCCGTCTGCGGCATGATGACACGCCGTGCCGGAGCAGCCGGGGCTGCGGGAGTAGCGGCGGCCGGAGCATCCGGAGCCGCAGGCGTAGCGGAAGCCTCGGGCGCGGCCGGAGCCTGGGAAGCAGGAGCCGCGGAGGCAGCCGGAGCTGCAGTCACCGGAGGCTTCGCCGCAACCGGGGCCGCAGGCGTCGAAGAATGAATCGCGCCAGCCGGGGCGACCGGGGGCTTGGCCACCACCGGACCAGCCGGGGGCTTGGCCGCAATAGCCGGAGCCGCCGGAGGCACCACGATCGGCGGAGCCTGGCGAGGCTGGGGCACGATGCGGCGCGGCGCGGGATTGCTCGGATTTGGCGAACCGATGACCGGACGTGCGGCAACCGGAGCAGCCGCTGCAGCCGGGGGCTGAATGGTCTGAGCCTGAACAGTCTGGGCCGGCCCGGCAGGAGCAGCTGCTGCGGGAGCTGAAGCAGCCGGAGCCGCGGCCGGAGGCGCAGCAGGAGCAGGCGTCGGCACGGATGGTGCCGGGGCAGGCTGAGCGGCCGGAGCCGGTGCAGCAGCCACAGGAGCGGGCGCAGCAGGAGCAGGCGTCGCTACCGGAGCCGAGGCCGGACGAGGTGCAGCTGCTACCACGGGAGCTGCAGCCGTCACGGGCTTCTGAGCATGGGCCGGAGGAGCCGCTGCCACCACCGGACGGTTCACCGCCGGAGGCGCTGCCGCAACCGCAGGCTTGGCCGGAGCTGCTTCTTCTTCCTTGCGCTGCTGGATGGCCTTCAGCACATCCCCAGGCTTCGAGACCCTGGACCAGTCGATCTTGGGCTTCGCCGCATTATCGTTGCGCGCAGACGAAGCTGCGCCGCCCGACTTCCCTCGCTGGAAGTGGTTCCGCACGCGCTCGGCTTCATCAAGCTCCAGCGAGCTGGAGTGTGTCTTCTTCTCGGTCACGCCCACATTGTCCAGGACGTCCAGAATGGCCTTGCTCTTTACTTCCAGCTCTCGCGCTAAATCGTTGATTCGAACTTTACTCATCCGCCCCTTTGTCGCTTCCTCAAGCCCTTAGCCGTTCATAGCACCCTCATGGCTGCGGGATTTCACGCCTTCTTCTATTATTATGGCCCGAAAACGATGGCTTTCATCGCTCTTCTGGGCCGGGAATGCCGGGAAACGGCGCATGCTACTCGCCATTTCCCGCATTGTGATCCGTTTCCTCACGCAACTCGGCCGTTTCCGCCACATCTTCGGTCACCGCCGTCTCTTCCAGACGATGGCTGGTGTTCTGCGACCCCGGAGCTACCGGCCGGCCGCCTTCGAACTCCGCGCCTGCGCCTGTCTCGGTCGCTTCCTCGATCGCCTCGGCGGCCACGGCGTCA harbors:
- the rbfA gene encoding 30S ribosome-binding factor RbfA, which translates into the protein MPEQRARKYHQDRVAETLREEIGAMIEGELSDPRIASAYVTQVLLNPGGKSALIYVAVDDSAGEVQDIEAREKGTIEGLMAARGYIRHELLERMGVRHVPELMFHIDRSERMTARVEELLERQKRRQKKTAEAH
- a CDS encoding GIY-YIG nuclease family protein; this encodes MAVDRHYFVYLMASRTHVLYCGVTGNLERRTHQHQHRSLEGLSSHYPCTRLVWFEGFDDVRSAIGREKQIKRWRREKKLALIRKMNPCWVDLSEDWRPEK
- a CDS encoding VOC family protein, with translation MPPSQTKASIDSIAPFFIVSDVPRSLAFYHDRLGFETQFQQPDDASFFAIVARDSVMLFLKSGNAAPQPNATRDPEMRWDAYCFTSDPDSLAEEFLACGATFSSPLKNTHDGLRGFEITDPDGYVLFFGRPH
- a CDS encoding DUF503 domain-containing protein translates to MAVAAMTIELRIEHAQSLKDRRQVVRSLKEKLGHGFNISVAELDEAVTWQSATLGVAAISASRDYLAGQMQQVEQAVNRIANDLGATVADAWWEFLETASSC
- the infB gene encoding translation initiation factor IF-2 encodes the protein MSKVRINDLARELEVKSKAILDVLDNVGVTEKKTHSSSLELDEAERVRNHFQRGKSGGAASSARNDNAAKPKIDWSRVSKPGDVLKAIQQRKEEEAAPAKPAVAAAPPAVNRPVVAAAPPAHAQKPVTAAAPVVAAAPRPASAPVATPAPAAPAPVAAAPAPAAQPAPAPSVPTPAPAAPPAAAPAASAPAAAAPAGPAQTVQAQTIQPPAAAAAPVAARPVIGSPNPSNPAPRRIVPQPRQAPPIVVPPAAPAIAAKPPAGPVVAKPPVAPAGAIHSSTPAAPVAAKPPVTAAPAASAAPASQAPAAPEASATPAAPDAPAAATPAAPAAPARRVIMPQTGPRPVYTAPPPPPVSQRPLNTPQGGQGGPGGVQRGRPIFDRRPGGGPGGPGGGNYGGGYNRPGGGPGGPGGPGQRRPMHPTRSMPGGPGGPGGPGGRPGFGGPRPGFGQRPGGPGGRPGFGGPRPGMGGPGGGLVPPPGEAPRPQRAGNNQRRGRQQYPKTKEGPMKGFAPPSRYGGAQIPNEPLPITRTITVTEGISVKDLAEKLGIRGKDLIATLLMRGVFVTVNQSLDGELVKDVARQFGADTEIITFEDQLANEAIENVLAQENPDEHEVVRPPVVTVMGHVDHGKTSLLDAIRETDVAGGEAGGITQHIGAYKVRIGKEDSPAFGREIVFLDTPGHEAFTRMRARGAKVTDIVVIVVAADDGVMPQTLEAIDHAKAANVPIIVAVNKIDKPDAQPDRVKQQLGDRGLVPESWGGSTVFVDVSAKKKQNLDLLLEMICLVADLGNLKATPGRSAVGTVIEAKLDRGRGAVASVLVQNGTLRNQDSFIVGNTFGKIRAMFDDRGRAIEEAGPSTPVEILGLESIPDAGDTFLVVADRDKAKGIAQYRKMKEREAQLAKSSRVSLEGLAEKIKEAGVKDLPLILKGDVQGSVQVLADSLQKMSTEKVRIKVIHSGVGAITESDVLLASASNAIVIGFNVKPERKAADLAEQEEVEIRLHSIIYELQDEITKAMLGLLEPVFKEVYMGRAEVLQVFRIPKVGTIAGCRVTDGVLRRDAEVKLLRDGEQVFKGKLSSLKRVKDDVKEVTNGMECGVGINSNDIKEGDIVEAFVTEKVAAELGAAR